The following proteins are encoded in a genomic region of Mycoplasma sp. NEAQ87857:
- a CDS encoding ATP-binding cassette domain-containing protein: MKKTNAIEFLSISKSFGSIKANQEVSFSVKKGSIHALIGENGAGKSTLMSILFGLYEPDKGSIKVDEKEVLIKGPNDANRLGIGMVHQHFKLVNVYTNLENIVLGDESYNKVTRIIDYKPAIQKIKAIQEKFDLHFDLNAITGSETVATQQKVEIMKMLYRDSDILIFDEPTAVLTDEEIQGLLQTFKLFREQGKTILFISHKLGEIKEVADNGTILRHGRVIENFAIADVSIEQMANMMVGGEVKLARNSYTDASANDIILSLKNVSTEGKKPLHNVSFDIHAGEILAIAGVEGNGQTDLEYVISGIKKPVTGKIMQKRTKLVEEKFKTLHKAKVKKNYYLTAISLLVLTIGILLLALNQKQADINIINKIVGGILVGGFVVLVGSIFNGIYGNKIQNITTNGKDNLKHKLSKENNFIFKSIYYINLLFAGISIVLILISLLYLNNQLYNWFVFAGVLGFVWIFVLNAFGLWKFISLSKKMYSKKMSFGFVFTAFVWLFFFVEGIIGLLTNLNLESNQNNQLTIILTIISVISILGLLVAESVAKKMVYAMNYVDVSQNNDLDYIDLNEFGVYDISKLGLSYIPSDRHKHGLALDYTIKQNTVIRKLWDKTYSFLSIFKSKAINQETQEIIEKYDVRGARQGWSMARSLSGGNQQKFIVGREMNSEHDFILIVQPTRGLDVGAIKNIHERIIQEKQQGKAILLISYELDEVFALADRIAVLNGGEIQIVQTADKLTRTQIGIYMASKKQQGDLNENN, encoded by the coding sequence ATGAAAAAAACAAATGCAATAGAATTCTTAAGCATTTCTAAGTCATTTGGTTCTATTAAAGCTAATCAAGAAGTAAGTTTTTCAGTTAAAAAAGGTTCCATTCACGCCCTTATTGGAGAAAATGGAGCTGGTAAAAGTACTTTAATGTCAATATTATTTGGTTTATATGAACCTGATAAAGGATCGATTAAAGTTGATGAAAAAGAAGTATTGATTAAAGGACCTAATGATGCTAATCGATTAGGTATTGGTATGGTGCATCAACATTTTAAGTTAGTAAATGTTTATACTAACTTAGAAAATATTGTACTTGGAGATGAATCTTATAATAAAGTAACTAGAATCATTGATTATAAACCAGCGATTCAAAAAATTAAAGCTATTCAGGAAAAATTCGATTTACATTTTGATTTAAATGCAATTACAGGTAGTGAAACTGTAGCAACTCAACAAAAAGTTGAGATTATGAAAATGTTATATCGTGATTCAGATATTTTAATTTTTGATGAACCTACTGCGGTTTTAACTGATGAAGAAATTCAAGGTTTATTACAAACCTTTAAATTATTTAGAGAACAAGGTAAAACTATCTTATTTATTTCACATAAATTAGGTGAAATAAAAGAAGTAGCTGATAATGGTACTATTTTACGTCATGGTCGGGTAATTGAAAACTTTGCAATTGCAGATGTTTCAATTGAACAAATGGCCAATATGATGGTTGGTGGAGAAGTTAAATTAGCTAGAAATAGTTATACTGATGCTTCTGCGAATGATATTATTTTAAGTTTAAAAAATGTATCAACTGAAGGTAAAAAACCTTTACACAATGTTTCTTTTGATATCCATGCTGGTGAAATTCTTGCTATAGCAGGGGTTGAAGGTAATGGTCAAACTGATTTAGAATATGTAATTAGTGGTATTAAAAAACCAGTTACTGGTAAGATAATGCAAAAAAGAACCAAATTGGTTGAAGAAAAATTCAAAACTTTACATAAAGCTAAAGTTAAGAAAAACTACTATTTAACAGCAATATCATTGCTTGTGTTAACTATAGGAATTTTATTATTAGCTTTAAATCAAAAACAAGCTGATATCAATATCATTAATAAAATTGTTGGTGGTATTTTAGTTGGTGGATTTGTTGTATTAGTAGGAAGTATTTTTAATGGTATTTATGGTAATAAAATTCAAAATATTACTACTAATGGTAAAGATAATTTAAAACATAAATTATCAAAAGAAAATAACTTTATATTCAAATCCATTTATTATATTAATTTATTATTTGCAGGAATTAGTATAGTTTTAATTTTAATAAGCTTACTTTACTTAAATAATCAATTATATAACTGATTTGTTTTTGCTGGTGTTTTAGGATTTGTATGAATTTTTGTACTTAATGCTTTTGGGCTATGAAAATTCATTAGCTTATCTAAAAAAATGTATAGCAAAAAAATGAGTTTTGGATTTGTCTTTACTGCTTTTGTTTGATTATTCTTCTTTGTTGAAGGAATTATAGGTTTATTAACTAATTTAAATCTTGAATCAAATCAAAATAACCAATTAACTATCATTTTAACAATTATTAGTGTAATCTCAATACTTGGATTATTAGTTGCTGAAAGTGTAGCTAAAAAGATGGTTTATGCAATGAATTATGTTGATGTAAGTCAAAATAATGATTTAGATTATATTGACTTAAATGAATTTGGAGTTTATGATATTTCAAAATTAGGACTTTCTTATATTCCAAGTGATAGACATAAACATGGTTTAGCTTTAGATTACACTATTAAACAAAATACTGTAATTAGAAAATTATGAGATAAAACTTATTCATTTTTATCAATTTTTAAAAGTAAAGCTATTAACCAAGAAACTCAAGAAATTATTGAAAAATATGATGTTCGTGGAGCTAGACAAGGATGATCTATGGCTAGATCACTTTCTGGTGGAAACCAACAAAAATTTATTGTTGGTAGAGAAATGAATTCAGAGCATGATTTCATTTTAATTGTTCAGCCAACTAGAGGTCTTGATGTTGGAGCTATTAAAAATATTCACGAACGTATTATTCAAGAAAAACAACAAGGTAAAGCAATTTTATTAATTTCATATGAATTAGATGAAGTATTTGCTTTGGCTGACCGTATTGCTGTACTTAACGGTGGAGAAATACAAATTGTACAAACTGCTGATAAATTAACCAGAACTCAAATCGGTATTTATATGGCAAGTAAAAAACAACAAGGAGATTTAAATGAAAACAACTAA
- a CDS encoding amidohydrolase, which yields MKILIKNATIVTMDLENEVLYKHHIYIQDNLILKVSKDLDYTFKPDITINANNDIVMPGLINMHTHVPMTLMRNYAEDVNLESWLFDHIFPFEDQMTYDDVYYGAKLGIMEMIQTGTTSFLDMYFHPQAIIQAAKEIGVRAFIAPGFVNNNLETRVKNQLELFDKYHLSNNGLIQIFTGPHAVYTNDANSLKIAHQLALNTSKTIHIHLNESLTEVNNCLKETNYRPMEYINHLNLTQDVNLIAAHAIHLDQNEMQIAKKHNISLVHNPSSNLKIASGVMDITKYLNFGINVALGTDGAASNNNLNMFNEIKLAALLAKGIYHNLEHIKSYDILKMATVNGTKALKMDHILGKIKANYLADLIILNHKSINFQPQSNLIDALVYSCNAKDVKTVIIDGKIVQKNYKLLINDFSNTINKVNEAYNRIIKEL from the coding sequence ATGAAAATACTAATTAAAAATGCAACTATAGTAACTATGGATTTAGAAAATGAAGTTTTATACAAACATCATATTTATATTCAAGATAATTTAATTCTTAAAGTCTCAAAAGATTTAGATTATACTTTTAAACCTGATATTACTATTAATGCTAATAATGATATAGTAATGCCGGGTTTAATTAATATGCATACTCATGTTCCAATGACTTTAATGCGTAATTATGCTGAAGATGTGAATTTAGAATCTTGATTATTTGATCATATTTTTCCATTTGAAGATCAAATGACTTATGATGATGTTTATTATGGGGCTAAATTAGGAATTATGGAAATGATCCAAACTGGAACCACTAGCTTTTTAGATATGTATTTTCATCCTCAAGCAATTATTCAAGCAGCTAAAGAAATAGGGGTTAGAGCTTTTATAGCTCCTGGTTTTGTTAATAATAATTTAGAAACTAGAGTTAAAAATCAATTAGAGTTATTTGATAAATACCATTTATCAAATAATGGTTTGATTCAAATTTTTACTGGACCTCATGCAGTTTATACTAATGATGCTAATTCCTTAAAAATAGCTCATCAATTAGCCTTAAATACCTCTAAAACCATTCATATTCATTTAAATGAATCTTTAACAGAAGTAAATAATTGTTTAAAAGAAACTAATTATCGACCTATGGAATATATTAATCACTTAAATTTAACTCAAGATGTTAATCTAATAGCTGCTCATGCAATACATTTAGATCAAAATGAAATGCAAATAGCTAAAAAGCACAATATTTCATTAGTTCATAATCCTAGTTCTAATTTAAAAATTGCTTCAGGGGTAATGGATATAACTAAATATTTAAATTTTGGTATTAATGTTGCTTTAGGTACTGATGGAGCAGCTTCAAATAATAATTTAAATATGTTTAATGAAATAAAATTAGCTGCATTATTAGCTAAAGGTATTTATCATAATTTAGAACATATTAAATCTTATGATATTTTAAAAATGGCTACAGTAAATGGGACAAAAGCATTAAAAATGGACCATATTTTAGGGAAAATCAAAGCTAATTATCTTGCGGATCTAATTATTTTAAATCATAAGAGCATAAATTTTCAACCACAAAGCAATTTGATTGACGCTCTTGTATATTCATGTAATGCAAAAGATGTTAAAACTGTTATTATAGATGGGAAAATTGTTCAGAAGAATTATAAATTGCTTATAAACGATTTTTCTAATACGATAAATAAAGTGAATGAAGCATACAATAGAATTATTAAAGAATTATAA
- a CDS encoding BMP family ABC transporter substrate-binding protein, with product MSKLKRILLTLTGTVSAVLPIAVSVSCGSSEDGKPSQGRPSQYIQPDQRVAKVNANPAMTAEVAKAHPDAKLVYITDSGQITDKSFNQSSWEALNLIDDQTSTGIDYKAIQSEGQYEIAYNNALADGRNVWILSGFGHGSPIAQFIKAHVADMKQKNIKIIIVDTKVSTKDLSDDQAALDYVKTNVYSVEFLTQQAAYVVGYASSQYLADKYATDAAKRKISMFGGGAEPGVTNFITGFLRGMLAWNKANADKKVTTNSAINLDSGFVPGSKMNQVIQDSLQQNPSFVMAVAGPATSAVIKALSDGGSKYSEVSVVGVDVDQSLADQANKKRYATSITKNLAQAVYDVVLKVVYGLGTSSTEVNHNQIEGLLQNWVGYAPSQLSGEDKAKMDNNLQAAKAKYEALENSEKEAIISNKLPDGSTDADSQTALVNALAAAVNS from the coding sequence ATGTCAAAACTTAAAAGAATATTATTAACATTAACAGGAACAGTAAGTGCGGTACTTCCTATTGCTGTATCAGTATCTTGTGGATCTAGTGAAGATGGTAAACCATCACAAGGTAGACCTTCACAATACATTCAACCAGATCAAAGGGTTGCAAAAGTTAATGCCAATCCAGCTATGACTGCAGAAGTAGCAAAAGCTCATCCAGATGCAAAATTAGTATATATTACAGATTCAGGACAAATTACTGATAAATCATTTAATCAATCTTCATGAGAAGCTCTTAATTTAATTGATGATCAAACATCTACAGGAATTGATTACAAAGCTATTCAATCAGAAGGTCAATATGAAATTGCATATAATAATGCTTTAGCTGATGGAAGAAATGTATGAATTTTATCTGGATTTGGACATGGATCACCAATTGCTCAATTCATTAAAGCTCATGTTGCTGACATGAAACAAAAGAACATTAAAATCATTATTGTGGATACTAAAGTTTCAACAAAAGATTTAAGTGATGATCAAGCAGCATTAGATTATGTTAAAACTAATGTATATTCAGTTGAGTTCTTAACACAACAAGCAGCTTATGTTGTTGGTTATGCTTCATCACAATATTTAGCAGATAAATATGCAACAGATGCAGCAAAAAGAAAAATTTCAATGTTTGGTGGTGGAGCAGAACCAGGAGTTACAAACTTCATTACCGGATTCTTAAGAGGAATGCTAGCATGGAATAAAGCAAATGCTGATAAAAAAGTTACTACAAATTCAGCAATTAACTTGGATTCAGGATTTGTTCCAGGTTCAAAAATGAATCAAGTTATCCAAGACTCATTACAACAAAATCCATCATTTGTTATGGCTGTAGCAGGTCCTGCAACAAGTGCTGTTATTAAAGCTCTTAGTGATGGAGGAAGCAAATATAGTGAAGTTAGTGTTGTTGGAGTTGACGTTGATCAATCATTAGCTGATCAAGCTAACAAAAAAAGATACGCTACATCAATTACTAAAAACTTAGCTCAAGCTGTATATGATGTTGTTCTAAAAGTTGTTTATGGTTTAGGTACATCTTCAACAGAAGTAAATCATAATCAAATAGAAGGATTACTTCAAAACTGAGTAGGATATGCACCATCACAACTTAGTGGTGAAGATAAAGCAAAAATGGATAATAATTTACAAGCAGCTAAAGCAAAATATGAAGCATTAGAAAATTCTGAAAAAGAAGCAATTATTTCTAATAAATTACCAGATGGTTCAACAGATGCAGATTCTCAAACTGCACTTGTTAATGCATTAGCAGCAGCAGTAAATTCTTAA
- a CDS encoding L-threonylcarbamoyladenylate synthase, whose protein sequence is MNDLYQNIIICSTDTVWGIGGPVDDLTLKLIYQLKQRPIDKKIMILVGSIEQARSFKQWNTKAEQLAIKLWPGAYSIIVNDQGFRMPNQPLLIKYLLENGPMYMTSANISGQTPVNSIIQAQKIFPQVSKIYDFGPCSDVSSTIYNLDTNQVIVRK, encoded by the coding sequence ATGAATGATTTATATCAAAATATTATTATTTGTAGTACAGATACTGTTTGAGGAATTGGTGGTCCTGTAGATGATTTAACTTTAAAATTAATTTATCAATTAAAACAACGTCCAATTGATAAAAAAATAATGATACTAGTAGGCAGTATTGAACAAGCTAGATCTTTTAAACAATGAAACACTAAAGCAGAACAGTTAGCCATCAAATTATGACCTGGAGCTTATAGTATTATTGTTAATGATCAAGGTTTTAGAATGCCAAATCAACCATTATTAATTAAATATTTATTAGAAAATGGTCCAATGTATATGACTAGTGCTAATATTTCAGGTCAAACACCAGTTAATTCTATTATTCAAGCACAAAAAATCTTTCCCCAAGTATCTAAGATATATGATTTTGGACCTTGTAGTGATGTTTCAAGTACTATTTATAACTTAGATACCAATCAAGTTATCGTTCGAAAATAA